In one window of Nakamurella sp. PAMC28650 DNA:
- a CDS encoding CsbD family protein: protein MAMGDRIKNAAEQAAGKAKETTGKATGNEDLQAQGQADQASADVKQTGEKVKDAAKDVLGH from the coding sequence ATGGCTATGGGAGACAGGATCAAGAACGCCGCCGAGCAGGCTGCGGGCAAGGCCAAGGAAACCACCGGGAAGGCCACCGGCAACGAGGACCTGCAGGCCCAAGGCCAGGCCGACCAGGCCTCCGCCGACGTCAAGCAGACCGGCGAAAAAGTCAAAGACGCCGCCAAAGACGTACTGGGCCACTGA
- a CDS encoding TetR/AcrR family transcriptional regulator, giving the protein MNTKIDPDSPRGRGSAAAVLPTAAPGAGAGPGNLDRRTILGGAIAMVDRDGLRGLTMRKLGAYLGVEGMALYRYVAGRDALLDGIVEVVIDELYGDPDVHLHSDDWADYLQRLAHGIRRIALAHPQLFPLIATRPPAAPWVRPPLRSLRWMESFLQNFRDCEFSDRAAVAAYQAFSSFLLGHLLLEVSAQGADIGPVDDADPGTPQTSDLDGYPLLQHLKPLLSENRSAEVFQSSLGLLVAHLETLGKN; this is encoded by the coding sequence GTGAACACCAAGATCGATCCGGACAGCCCCCGCGGCCGGGGCAGCGCCGCCGCGGTGCTACCCACCGCCGCGCCCGGCGCCGGCGCCGGCCCGGGCAACCTGGACCGCCGCACCATTCTGGGCGGCGCCATCGCGATGGTCGACCGGGACGGCCTACGCGGGCTCACCATGCGCAAGCTCGGCGCCTACCTGGGTGTGGAGGGCATGGCGCTCTACCGTTACGTCGCAGGTCGCGATGCCCTTTTGGACGGCATCGTCGAGGTGGTCATCGACGAGCTCTACGGAGATCCCGATGTCCACCTGCACTCGGATGACTGGGCGGACTACCTGCAGCGGCTGGCCCACGGCATCCGGCGGATCGCGCTGGCCCACCCGCAGCTGTTCCCGTTGATCGCGACCCGCCCCCCCGCCGCGCCGTGGGTGCGGCCGCCGCTGCGCAGTCTGCGCTGGATGGAATCGTTTCTGCAGAACTTCCGGGACTGCGAATTTTCCGACCGCGCCGCCGTCGCCGCCTACCAGGCCTTCTCCAGCTTCCTTCTCGGCCACCTCCTACTGGAGGTCTCCGCCCAGGGCGCCGACATCGGCCCCGTCGATGACGCCGACCCCGGCACACCCCAGACCAGCGACCTCGACGGCTACCCGCTGTTACAACATCTCAAACCACTGCTGTCGGAGAATCGTTCCGCTGAAGTCTTCCAGAGCTCACTGGGGCTGCTCGTCGCGCACCTGGAAACTCTCGGGAAAAATTAG
- a CDS encoding DUF2382 domain-containing protein has protein sequence MTNAQGPEAYAGKTAVDTAGDKIGTVEQVYVNDTSGVPDWVTLKTGMFGKDRFAPLYGASFNGDDLVLPYTKDVVKDSPAVSDTDHLDNDESDALFRYYQQYLGADSSYDRGTETEYQTNQAAAGKAGIRKYVVTEQQTVNVPVSHDEVRVIREPLQPGDSVDGATIGEDAIEVTLMEDKVHVDKDIVGVEKVRLATEQVTDQQAVTEAVRKEQIETTGVDTTDGTVPAPKK, from the coding sequence ATGACCAACGCACAGGGCCCCGAGGCCTACGCAGGCAAGACCGCCGTCGACACCGCCGGCGACAAGATCGGTACCGTCGAGCAGGTCTACGTCAACGACACCAGCGGTGTCCCGGACTGGGTCACCCTCAAGACCGGCATGTTCGGCAAGGACCGCTTCGCCCCGCTCTACGGTGCCTCGTTCAACGGTGATGACCTGGTGCTTCCCTACACCAAGGACGTCGTCAAGGACTCCCCGGCGGTGTCTGATACCGATCACCTGGACAACGACGAGTCCGACGCGCTGTTCCGCTACTACCAGCAGTACCTGGGCGCCGACTCCAGCTACGACCGCGGCACCGAGACCGAATACCAGACCAACCAGGCCGCCGCCGGCAAGGCAGGTATCCGCAAGTACGTCGTCACCGAGCAGCAGACCGTCAACGTCCCGGTGTCCCACGACGAGGTCCGCGTCATCCGCGAACCCCTGCAGCCGGGCGACTCCGTCGATGGCGCGACCATCGGCGAGGACGCCATCGAGGTCACCCTGATGGAAGACAAGGTCCACGTCGACAAGGACATCGTCGGCGTCGAGAAGGTTCGCCTGGCCACCGAACAGGTCACCGATCAGCAGGCCGTCACCGAAGCCGTCCGCAAGGAACAGATCGAGACCACCGGTGTCGACACCACCGACGGCACCGTCCCGGCGCCGAAGAAGTAA
- a CDS encoding YsnF/AvaK domain-containing protein yields MTDLPVDPALRLAADSVAVGVGEDRNFLVRSEEQLRVSSVRVPSGSARLEKFVVTETQTITVEVSHEEYRLVQDPITDPGPAPRHLNRGGQLNTARWLYVNREEVVITKKVMPVERVRIEVYPVTEQRQITEAVRREHIDTSHPGDPDTPRPA; encoded by the coding sequence ATGACTGATCTCCCAGTTGATCCTGCCTTGCGCCTTGCGGCTGATTCGGTCGCGGTCGGGGTGGGGGAGGACCGCAACTTTTTGGTCCGGTCCGAGGAACAGCTGCGGGTCAGCTCGGTGCGGGTGCCCTCCGGGTCGGCGCGGCTGGAGAAATTCGTGGTCACCGAAACCCAGACGATCACCGTCGAGGTCAGCCACGAGGAGTACCGGCTCGTCCAGGACCCGATCACCGATCCGGGTCCGGCGCCGCGGCACCTGAATCGGGGTGGGCAGCTCAACACCGCCCGCTGGCTGTACGTGAACAGGGAAGAAGTGGTCATCACCAAGAAGGTGATGCCCGTGGAACGGGTCCGCATCGAGGTGTACCCGGTCACCGAACAACGCCAGATCACCGAAGCGGTCCGCCGCGAACACATCGACACCAGCCACCCCGGCGACCCGGATACCCCCCGGCCCGCCTAG
- a CDS encoding IS1595 family transposase: protein MSEPVCAYPVGGVDYPRTFQELLEWFPDDSSCLAYLERLRWPQGFVCPVCGAPGGWRTAKAKWMCTRCGRQTSVTAGTIFHRLRTPLSTWFAAIWFITSQKNGMSAQGLQRVLGFGSYETAWAWLQKLRRAMVRPERELLSGVVELDEVFIGNEPRGRAGGVKDHTAAMIAVESIPGRKLGRVRIELAETARSVSMLGFADRVIAKGSTVRTDGANYLKKLTAAGYEHVAFVGTDSAEPAHINLPGVHMVASLLKRWLTGTLHYAVSQEHLAYYLDEYTFRFNRRTSKSRGLLFYRLLQQAVNTDPHPLAELRNPVAAVDVPF from the coding sequence ATGTCAGAGCCAGTGTGTGCCTACCCGGTCGGTGGTGTCGATTACCCCCGGACCTTTCAGGAGTTGCTGGAGTGGTTCCCGGATGACTCGTCGTGTCTGGCGTATCTGGAGCGTCTGCGGTGGCCCCAGGGGTTTGTGTGTCCGGTGTGCGGGGCGCCCGGCGGTTGGCGTACGGCGAAGGCGAAATGGATGTGCACCAGGTGTGGCCGGCAGACGTCGGTGACCGCCGGCACGATCTTCCACCGGCTCCGGACGCCGCTGTCGACGTGGTTCGCGGCGATCTGGTTCATCACCTCGCAGAAGAACGGGATGTCCGCGCAAGGTCTGCAGCGGGTGCTGGGTTTCGGATCCTACGAAACAGCGTGGGCGTGGCTGCAGAAGCTACGCCGGGCGATGGTCCGCCCCGAGCGGGAGTTGCTCTCCGGTGTGGTGGAGTTAGATGAAGTGTTCATCGGCAACGAGCCTCGCGGCCGCGCAGGCGGCGTGAAGGACCACACCGCGGCGATGATCGCAGTGGAATCGATCCCCGGCCGCAAGCTGGGCAGGGTCCGCATCGAGCTGGCCGAGACAGCCCGATCGGTCAGCATGCTCGGCTTCGCCGACCGCGTCATCGCCAAAGGATCAACGGTCAGAACCGATGGCGCCAACTACCTGAAGAAGCTGACCGCGGCCGGCTACGAGCACGTCGCGTTCGTCGGGACCGACAGCGCCGAGCCCGCCCACATCAACCTCCCCGGCGTCCACATGGTCGCCTCGCTGCTCAAACGCTGGCTGACCGGCACCCTGCATTACGCGGTCTCCCAGGAGCACCTGGCCTACTACCTGGACGAATACACATTCCGGTTCAACCGACGCACCTCGAAGAGTCGCGGGCTTTTGTTCTACCGACTGTTGCAGCAGGCCGTGAACACAGACCCACACCCGCTCGCTGAACTGCGCAATCCTGTTGCAGCAGTGGACGTCCCGTTCTGA
- a CDS encoding TetR/AcrR family transcriptional regulator translates to MSQHPAGAIELPRTVGPQRGREPHPPDPVGVTALGQINRSEILLAAAAVIELRGIREFTVRGLADQLGLPVAALTRMFGTRDELLDGIVEVVIDEVYADPDIQTDTAQWQEYLQRVAHGVRRVARGHPHVFAVTGQVSPR, encoded by the coding sequence GTGTCGCAGCACCCCGCCGGCGCCATCGAACTGCCGCGCACAGTAGGTCCCCAGCGGGGCCGGGAGCCGCACCCGCCGGATCCGGTCGGCGTCACCGCTCTTGGCCAGATCAATCGGTCGGAGATTTTGCTGGCCGCCGCGGCGGTGATCGAACTCCGCGGCATCCGCGAGTTCACCGTCCGCGGTCTGGCCGATCAGCTGGGCCTGCCGGTGGCCGCCCTGACCCGCATGTTCGGCACCCGCGATGAACTGTTGGACGGGATCGTCGAGGTGGTCATCGACGAGGTGTACGCCGACCCGGACATCCAAACCGACACCGCGCAGTGGCAGGAATATCTGCAGCGCGTCGCACACGGGGTTCGGCGTGTCGCCCGCGGCCATCCACATGTGTTCGCGGTAACTGGTCAGGTCTCACCGCGGTGA
- a CDS encoding DUF6444 domain-containing protein — MTQPTYAELVELIVEMRTELNTLRAENAALKVRVADLEARLRTNSQNSSKPPSADGPGKAKTRSLRTPSTRKPGGQDGHRGQTSAQVADPDVVIRHEPSCCTGCGSDLADATEVGCSRRQVFDIPPIKVHVTEHQIISRRCHCGKTSTGDTPAQAGGPVQYGPVMCAVVIYLFMGQFLSKKRTAQAISELFGIPVSDGTVAAVTSRAAGDLGEFLGSPDVFVGGLASGKRRA, encoded by the coding sequence ATGACGCAGCCGACGTACGCCGAACTGGTGGAACTGATCGTCGAAATGCGCACCGAACTGAACACCCTCCGCGCCGAGAATGCGGCATTAAAGGTGCGGGTCGCGGACCTGGAAGCACGGTTGCGGACCAACTCGCAGAACTCCTCGAAGCCACCATCGGCGGACGGACCCGGCAAGGCGAAGACCAGGTCGCTGCGCACGCCGTCCACACGCAAGCCCGGCGGACAGGACGGGCACCGCGGGCAGACTTCAGCCCAGGTCGCCGACCCGGATGTGGTGATCCGCCACGAACCGAGCTGCTGCACTGGCTGCGGATCGGATCTGGCCGATGCGACCGAGGTTGGCTGCTCACGCCGGCAGGTCTTCGACATCCCGCCGATCAAAGTGCACGTCACCGAACATCAGATCATCAGCCGCCGCTGCCACTGCGGGAAGACCTCGACCGGCGACACACCCGCCCAGGCGGGCGGACCCGTGCAGTACGGGCCGGTGATGTGCGCGGTCGTCATCTATCTGTTCATGGGGCAGTTCCTGTCCAAGAAGCGGACCGCCCAGGCCATCAGCGAACTGTTCGGCATTCCTGTCTCTGATGGCACCGTCGCCGCGGTGACCAGTCGCGCCGCCGGTGACCTGGGCGAATTTTTGGGGTCTCCTGACGTTTTCGTGGGTGGTTTAGCGTCCGGGAAGCGGCGGGCATAA